The nucleotide sequence CGAATACAACCATTTATACTGGCGTCGTTTTGCAATCATCAACAAAGATTTACTGTTTTTTGAAGAAGCCGAATTGGGTTTTAGAAAAGCCATTGAGCACGGTGATACGTTTTTAGATACCTGGTTGTTATGGAGTGATACGCTTTGTTTGTTAAACGATTATCCACAAGCAATTGAAAAATTACTAAAAGCACGCGGAATGTTTAACGATGAATATGAAATTGAATACCGTTTAACAGGTTTGTATATGTTGACAAATCAAACCGAAAAAGCACTATATCATTTAACAAATGCACTGGCATTAAATTATAAAAACCGCACATTGTTACAGGATCTTTTTCCAACAGTTTGGAAAAACGAGATGGTTCAGCGTTGTATTAATAACTTTAATCAAGAATAGTGATAATTTACAAGTCAAGTCAATGTGAAGTATTAAAAAGCCTACCCGCTTATGGTCCAATGTATATTCCTATAAATACAGATGGCGAAGGTTTTTTTTCTGAAGGGTTTGTTGTAAAATTTTATACTAAAGACGGAACTAACTGGGTCGCAAATTTTAAACCAGGTTGGACAAATTATTATGATGTTTTTGATTATCCAAAACTTAATATTGTAATTATTATAGCTGGAGGTTTTGTTTATGTAATGTCGCCAGAAAATAAAAAGCCCATTGTTTCTTATGAGTTAGCCGTAGAATATGCGTTAAATCATAACTATGAAAACTTAATATTTTCTGATTCTTCAAAAATTTTTGATTATAATATTTTTGAAAATAGTTTGTGGTGCAGTAAGCGATTATCTGTAGATGGTATAAAAGATTTAAAAATTCAAGACAACGTTCTTTTTGGAAAAACATATGATCTTTGTGACACTGAACAATGGCAAGATTTTTCAATAAATTTGGATACTAAAGAAATTAAGGGAAGATATTTAATTGAGGGTAGTTCATCTACTACATTTAGAAAAAAATCCTGGTTGAAGTTCTGGTAAAAAATTAATTGTTTATGAACACCTACGGCTTAATCGGAAAAAATATCGACTATTCTTTTTCTCGGAATTATTTTAATAATAAGTTTAATAACGAGCATATATTAAATTCACAATATATTAATTTTGATATAGATAACTTATCTAAACTAAACAATATATTTAAGCAAAACAACAAAGGATATAACGTTACCATTCCGTATAAAAAAGAGATCATTCCGTATTTAGATGCATTAGATATTCATTCAAAAAAAATAGGTGCTGTTAATACCATTCAAATTAAAAACGGGCAAAAAATCGGTTTTAATACCGATTGGATTGGCTTTAAAAAATCGTTAGAACCTTTATTAAAAACCCATCACACCCAAGCATTAATTTTAGGAACAGGCGGATCAAGCAAAGCCGTTGCGTATGCGTTAAAGCAATTGCAAATTACCTACAAAACGGTATCGCGTACTAAGGGCGATTTTGTGTATAACCAACTCAATCAAAAAATACTTTCTGAATATCTTTTAATCATTAATTGTACGCCTTTGGGAACTTTCCCTGTGGTTGATGTCGCACCCGAAATTCCATATAATTTTATCACAAAAAATCATTTGGCATACGATTTAATTTACAATCCGGCAGAAACACTCTTTTTAAAAAATTGCAGAGAAAAAGGTGCTGTTTCCAAAAATGGTTTGGAAATGCTGGAAATTCAGGCAGAAGAATCGTGGAAACTATGGAACCGTTAGTCATAATTTTAAAAAAAATATTTGTTGACTTTCAATTAATTATTTATCTTTCAAGAATAATTTGTATAACTTAAACATTAAACCGATGTTAGAAGAAAAGAATGATAACCTGCCACAAGCAGATGGATTAACTACCAAAAACAATACAGATACAATTGTTGACGCAATAAATTCAACAAACGCTGAAGAAAACGAAACATCATCTATCAATGAAAACCAAGAGATTCCGTTGTTAAATTACGACGAATTATCGTTAGATGAGTTGAACTCAGAATTGAACAATTTAATTAAAAACGAAAAAATAACTGCGATTCGCGAACACATTGAAAACATCAAACGCAGTTTTTTAACTAAATATAACGAGTTTATCGATGAGAAAAAGGAGGCTTTTTTAGAAGAAAATCCGGATGCTTTTTCATCTGATTTTCAATACGACCTTCCTGCAAAAAATCTTTTTGATTCCCTTTATCACACTTATAAAGAGCAAAAAAACGCACATTTTAAATCGATTCAGGATCAATT is from Flavobacterium dauae and encodes:
- a CDS encoding shikimate dehydrogenase family protein, which encodes MNTYGLIGKNIDYSFSRNYFNNKFNNEHILNSQYINFDIDNLSKLNNIFKQNNKGYNVTIPYKKEIIPYLDALDIHSKKIGAVNTIQIKNGQKIGFNTDWIGFKKSLEPLLKTHHTQALILGTGGSSKAVAYALKQLQITYKTVSRTKGDFVYNQLNQKILSEYLLIINCTPLGTFPVVDVAPEIPYNFITKNHLAYDLIYNPAETLFLKNCREKGAVSKNGLEMLEIQAEESWKLWNR